In Gemmatimonadota bacterium, one DNA window encodes the following:
- a CDS encoding NAD(P)-binding domain-containing protein produces the protein MHVTLLGAGSVGSAMGRRLAAVGVPVRYGLRDIPSPADLPGPASDPRSAAAGADLVLVAVPADAAVEALSAAAPAAGTVVVDLTNPLRWDQGPVWAPPAGGSVAARLAEAFPHLRVLKGFNHFGAEIQADPAFEPARPLALFAGDDAEAKQVALGLAERMGFEALDAGPLRNAALLEALAVTWIHLATVGGAGREIAFQLLRR, from the coding sequence ATGCACGTCACCTTGCTCGGGGCCGGCTCCGTCGGGTCGGCCATGGGCCGCCGCCTCGCGGCCGTGGGCGTCCCGGTCCGCTACGGCCTGCGCGACATCCCTTCGCCGGCCGACCTTCCCGGCCCCGCCTCGGACCCTCGCAGCGCCGCTGCCGGGGCGGATCTGGTCCTCGTGGCGGTGCCGGCCGACGCGGCCGTGGAGGCCCTCTCGGCCGCCGCCCCGGCCGCCGGGACCGTCGTGGTCGACCTGACGAATCCGCTCCGGTGGGACCAGGGCCCGGTCTGGGCGCCACCCGCAGGCGGCTCGGTCGCGGCCCGCCTGGCCGAGGCGTTTCCCCACCTGCGCGTGCTCAAGGGGTTCAACCACTTCGGGGCGGAGATCCAGGCCGACCCCGCGTTCGAACCGGCGCGGCCGCTGGCGCTCTTCGCGGGGGACGACGCCGAGGCCAAGCAGGTGGCGCTGGGTCTGGCCGAGCGCATGGGATTCGAGGCCCTGGACGCCGGTCCCCTGCGCAACGCGGCCCTGCTGGAGGCGCTGGCGGTGACCTGGATCCACCTGGCCACCGTGGGCGGCGCCGGGCGGGAGATCGCCTTCCAGCTTCTGCGGCGCTGA
- a CDS encoding acyl carrier protein, producing the protein MKETVRRVVSSVLGIPEEEITESTGPETVEAWDSLQHMNLILALEEELGVQFSDDDIVSMLDVGKIYDKVGELVAAR; encoded by the coding sequence ATGAAGGAGACCGTTCGGCGAGTCGTCAGCAGCGTGCTCGGGATCCCCGAGGAGGAGATCACCGAGAGCACGGGGCCGGAGACCGTGGAGGCCTGGGATTCGCTCCAGCACATGAACCTGATCCTCGCGCTGGAGGAGGAGCTGGGCGTGCAGTTCTCCGACGACGACATCGTCTCGATGCTCGACGTCGGCAAGATCTACGACAAGGTAGGCGAGCTGGTCGCGGCCAGGTGA
- a CDS encoding MaoC/PaaZ C-terminal domain-containing protein encodes MAIERIDDVEVGADYTEQRTFDRALMETFIAFTRDSAGIHTDASHSAGMGFEDLVVHGFLLSTPFSRILGMELPGERTVIGSMELNFHEPVYKGDTVTYTATVTRVIRPLRSVLLDLRIVKSDGTVCVKGKANCVFK; translated from the coding sequence GTGGCCATCGAACGCATCGACGACGTCGAGGTGGGCGCCGACTATACGGAGCAGCGCACCTTCGATCGGGCGCTGATGGAGACCTTCATCGCGTTCACGAGGGACAGCGCCGGCATCCACACCGACGCCTCCCATTCGGCAGGCATGGGGTTCGAGGACCTGGTGGTGCACGGCTTCCTGCTCTCGACGCCGTTCAGCCGCATCCTGGGCATGGAGCTGCCGGGCGAGCGGACGGTCATCGGGTCCATGGAGCTGAACTTCCACGAGCCCGTCTACAAGGGGGACACCGTGACGTACACGGCCACGGTGACCCGCGTGATCCGGCCCCTGCGCTCCGTGCTCCTCGATCTGAGGATCGTCAAGAGCGACGGTACGGTGTGCGTGAAGGGCAAAGCCAACTGCGTCTTCAAGTAA
- a CDS encoding class I SAM-dependent methyltransferase, producing MSDQQGAVMSLEAFELFKSLLYKNAFMFRKTFDAVEEEFGQPWREEFDLHLRNLFGLDEERYVYAVKGYTKFAIDFMRLERLFKQKREYEPQTYDEAKERVYMNRDYMMNLYLPGILVSHFLWRHHYRQFQFYKEKFLPLLDAQEDKRFYEVGTGTGFFTVQIPRHDPAWHGTGIDISPYSREFTLDQVRGWGFGDQFTSSDTNIIGAGLEPLPVVQCIEVLEHLSDPQTFLDHLRLMLREGGTGFVTAALTAPNADHIYLYWEPEEVIAQLEKAGFTVHEYVEEKGYEAPPEEIVPKVAAFIVS from the coding sequence GTGAGCGATCAGCAAGGAGCGGTGATGAGCCTGGAGGCCTTCGAGCTGTTCAAGAGCCTGCTGTACAAGAACGCCTTCATGTTCCGGAAGACCTTCGACGCGGTCGAGGAGGAGTTCGGGCAGCCCTGGCGGGAGGAGTTCGATCTCCACCTCCGCAACCTCTTCGGGCTGGACGAGGAGCGCTACGTGTACGCCGTGAAGGGCTACACGAAGTTCGCCATCGACTTCATGCGCCTCGAGCGGCTCTTCAAGCAGAAGCGGGAGTACGAGCCGCAGACGTACGACGAGGCCAAGGAGCGGGTCTACATGAACCGCGACTACATGATGAACCTGTATCTGCCGGGCATCCTGGTGTCGCACTTCCTGTGGCGGCACCACTACCGGCAGTTCCAGTTCTACAAGGAGAAGTTCCTCCCCCTTCTGGACGCGCAGGAGGACAAGCGCTTCTACGAGGTGGGCACGGGCACGGGCTTCTTCACGGTCCAGATCCCGCGCCACGACCCCGCCTGGCACGGCACGGGGATCGACATCAGCCCGTATTCGCGCGAATTCACGCTCGACCAGGTGCGCGGCTGGGGCTTCGGCGACCAGTTCACGTCCAGCGACACCAACATCATCGGGGCCGGCCTCGAGCCGCTGCCCGTGGTGCAGTGCATCGAGGTGCTGGAGCACCTCTCGGATCCGCAGACGTTCCTGGACCACCTGCGGTTGATGCTCCGCGAGGGAGGAACCGGCTTCGTCACCGCCGCGCTGACCGCGCCCAACGCCGACCACATCTACCTGTACTGGGAGCCGGAAGAGGTCATCGCCCAGTTGGAGAAGGCGGGCTTCACCGTGCACGAGTACGTCGAGGAGAAGGGCTACGAGGCGCCGCCCGAGGAGATCGTCCCCAAGGTCGCGGCCTTCATCGTCTCCTGA
- a CDS encoding HAD-IIIC family phosphatase translates to MLEKSYAEIQQDLKSRDRSGLVAFPVTVLRNVVTEPIEPYLQWLGAEAGLRVDVSFGEFDNIVQEAVGGAPHLLGADTGCVLVHLRLEGISPALASGFTGLGSEEVAAERGRIEDQVRAVLAGIRRQTRALILWHGFETPLHPAYGIVDAHQAEGQVATVARLNLAVRDALAEHANAYFVDLDLCRGRIGGKAFYDARYWHIGRAPYTREALKEIALEDMKYVRALRGRNKKCLVLDCDNTLWGGIIGEDGLAGIKLGSVHPGSPYQEFQREIVSLARRGIIVALCSKNNEEDVWEVFDRHPDMVLRRDDVAAWRINWQDKASNLRELAAELNIGLDHMVFVDDSEFEVNLVREMVPDVEVLHLPVAEAVHKRDRLAACGLFDTLTVADEDRQRNAMYRAEAGRRRLQSEITDLSAYLASLEMEVEVRFADALSTPRVAQLTQKTNQFNLTTIRYSEADIQAAQSGPDADVLSLRLRDRFGDTGLVGVALLRYEGDRARLDSLLMSCRVLGRNVEDLFLEQCLALARVRGASEVVGEYRPTPKNRMVARFFPERDFQPEERDGEVERWVFRLDGWEPRAFGQFKAVHTDVPVADRVGTEHGERRG, encoded by the coding sequence ATGCTCGAGAAGTCCTACGCCGAGATCCAACAGGATCTCAAGTCCCGCGACCGTTCCGGGCTGGTGGCCTTTCCGGTCACCGTGCTCCGCAACGTCGTGACCGAGCCGATCGAGCCCTACCTGCAGTGGTTGGGCGCGGAGGCCGGTCTGCGGGTGGACGTCTCGTTCGGGGAGTTCGACAACATCGTCCAGGAGGCGGTGGGCGGCGCTCCCCATCTGCTCGGGGCGGACACCGGGTGCGTCCTGGTCCACCTGCGCCTGGAAGGGATCTCCCCCGCGCTGGCCTCCGGCTTCACCGGTCTCGGCAGCGAAGAGGTGGCCGCCGAGCGCGGCCGCATCGAAGACCAGGTCCGTGCGGTGCTGGCCGGGATCCGGCGGCAGACCCGCGCGCTGATCCTGTGGCACGGCTTCGAGACCCCGCTCCACCCCGCGTACGGCATCGTGGATGCACATCAGGCGGAGGGCCAGGTCGCCACGGTGGCCCGTCTCAACCTCGCCGTCCGCGACGCCCTGGCGGAGCATGCCAACGCGTACTTCGTGGATCTGGACCTTTGCCGCGGCCGCATCGGCGGGAAGGCCTTCTACGACGCCCGGTACTGGCACATCGGACGGGCGCCGTACACGCGGGAAGCGCTGAAGGAGATCGCGCTCGAGGACATGAAGTACGTCCGGGCGCTGCGCGGCCGGAACAAGAAGTGTCTGGTCCTCGATTGCGACAACACGCTGTGGGGCGGGATCATCGGAGAAGACGGCCTGGCCGGGATCAAGCTCGGATCCGTCCACCCCGGATCCCCGTACCAGGAGTTCCAGCGCGAGATCGTGAGCCTGGCGCGGCGGGGCATCATCGTCGCGCTGTGCAGCAAGAACAACGAAGAGGACGTGTGGGAGGTCTTCGATCGGCATCCCGACATGGTGTTGCGTCGGGACGATGTCGCCGCCTGGCGCATCAACTGGCAGGACAAGGCCTCGAATCTGCGTGAGCTCGCCGCCGAGCTGAACATCGGGCTCGACCACATGGTCTTCGTGGACGACTCCGAGTTCGAGGTGAACCTCGTCCGGGAGATGGTGCCCGACGTGGAGGTGCTGCACCTGCCCGTCGCAGAAGCGGTGCACAAGCGGGATCGGCTCGCCGCCTGCGGGCTCTTCGACACCTTGACCGTGGCGGACGAGGATCGGCAGCGGAATGCCATGTATCGCGCCGAAGCCGGCCGTCGACGCCTGCAGAGCGAGATCACGGACCTTTCCGCGTATCTCGCGTCCCTGGAGATGGAGGTGGAGGTGCGGTTCGCCGACGCGCTCTCCACGCCCCGGGTGGCCCAGCTCACGCAGAAGACCAACCAGTTCAACCTGACCACCATCCGATACTCCGAGGCGGACATCCAGGCCGCGCAGAGCGGGCCCGACGCCGACGTGCTGAGCCTGCGGCTGCGGGACCGGTTCGGGGATACGGGACTGGTGGGTGTGGCGCTCCTGCGCTACGAAGGGGATCGGGCGCGGCTGGACAGCCTTCTCATGTCCTGCCGGGTGCTCGGTCGCAACGTGGAGGACCTGTTCCTGGAGCAGTGCCTGGCCCTGGCCCGGGTGCGGGGCGCGTCGGAGGTGGTCGGCGAGTACCGCCCGACGCCCAAGAACCGGATGGTGGCCCGCTTCTTCCCGGAGCGGGACTTCCAACCCGAGGAGAGGGACGGAGAGGTCGAACGGTGGGTGTTCCGGCTGGACGGCTGGGAGCCCCGCGCGTTCGGGCAGTTCAAGGCGGTACACACCGACGTCCCGGTCGCGGACCGGGTCGGAACCGAACACGGAGAGAGACGCGGATGA
- a CDS encoding type 1 glutamine amidotransferase domain-containing protein encodes MSDRSHGSPGRRILMVAANPATSPTTGWPVGFWWAELVHPWWTFHEAGYSIEIRSPDGGALAADAFSDPEHESGYAADDLLSLGFKRSERHTALLADTASIHDVDVDAFDALFLVGGQSPMVTFRGNEDVAGLVVRFFEAAKPTALVCHATCVLLDARLTSGDLLVRGRSWTGFANGEEEVADHAVGRRLQPFWIETEARALSDTNFIVDQPFRPFAVRDGWLITGQQQNSGSAAARLVIEALGR; translated from the coding sequence ATGTCCGACCGGTCCCACGGCTCTCCCGGCCGCCGCATCCTCATGGTGGCGGCGAATCCCGCCACGTCCCCCACCACGGGGTGGCCCGTGGGCTTCTGGTGGGCCGAGCTCGTCCATCCCTGGTGGACCTTCCACGAGGCAGGCTACTCCATCGAGATCCGCAGCCCCGACGGTGGGGCCCTCGCAGCGGACGCCTTCAGCGACCCCGAACACGAGAGCGGCTATGCGGCCGACGATCTGCTGAGCCTGGGCTTCAAGCGGTCCGAGCGGCATACCGCCCTCCTGGCGGATACCGCCTCCATCCACGACGTCGACGTCGATGCCTTCGACGCGCTGTTCCTCGTGGGCGGCCAATCGCCGATGGTGACCTTCCGGGGAAACGAGGACGTCGCCGGTCTCGTGGTGCGCTTCTTCGAAGCCGCCAAGCCCACGGCGCTGGTCTGTCACGCCACCTGCGTGCTGTTGGACGCGCGCCTGACGTCGGGAGACCTGCTGGTGCGGGGACGGTCCTGGACGGGATTCGCCAACGGCGAGGAGGAGGTCGCCGACCACGCCGTAGGCCGTCGCCTCCAACCCTTCTGGATCGAGACGGAGGCGCGGGCGCTGTCGGACACGAACTTCATCGTAGACCAGCCCTTCCGTCCGTTCGCCGTACGGGACGGATGGCTGATCACCGGCCAGCAGCAGAACTCGGGGAGCGCCGCCGCTCGACTGGTGATCGAAGCCCTGGGCCGCTGA
- a CDS encoding DUF2177 family protein, with amino-acid sequence MTAGRLVAVYGAMLVAFLALDLLWLGVVARDLYRRHLGSLMRADVHWGAALAFYLIYLTGVLVLAVLPAVEAGTWTRALGLGALLGLVAYAAWDLTNLAVLDRFPAAIVPVDLAWGTFLTAVVALAGYGTARLLG; translated from the coding sequence GTGACCGCGGGGAGACTGGTCGCCGTCTACGGCGCCATGCTGGTGGCGTTCCTGGCGCTCGACCTGCTCTGGTTGGGGGTGGTCGCGCGCGACCTGTACCGGCGTCACCTGGGCAGCCTCATGCGCGCCGACGTCCACTGGGGCGCCGCCCTCGCCTTCTACCTGATCTACCTCACCGGTGTGCTCGTCCTCGCCGTCCTGCCGGCGGTGGAGGCCGGAACGTGGACCCGGGCGCTGGGGCTGGGGGCCCTGTTGGGTCTGGTCGCGTACGCGGCCTGGGACCTCACCAACCTGGCGGTGCTGGACCGCTTCCCCGCGGCCATCGTGCCCGTGGACCTGGCCTGGGGCACGTTCCTCACGGCGGTCGTGGCGCTCGCAGGCTACGGCACCGCGCGTCTGCTCGGGTGA
- a CDS encoding acyltransferase: protein MKAAGLDVGRTLRSLSLKQLFVRVAEEYLWWMVRSLPGFSGVYLRYFFLKACAKRIDGFCWISRGCTFANAYNLELGKGVSFGRNVLLDALGGLSIGANSGVGPNAVILAQEHSIVDRDPLGNSGHRTKPIVIGVNVFVGAATFLKAGITVGDNAVIAANSNVVMDVPEGGWVIGVPARPYPQVMRELLLAQRKAAPPAPER from the coding sequence GTGAAGGCGGCCGGTCTCGACGTCGGACGGACGCTGCGGAGCCTCTCGCTCAAGCAGCTCTTCGTCCGTGTCGCCGAGGAGTACCTCTGGTGGATGGTCCGGAGCCTCCCCGGGTTCAGTGGCGTCTACCTGCGCTACTTCTTCCTCAAGGCGTGCGCGAAGCGCATCGATGGCTTCTGCTGGATCAGCCGGGGCTGCACGTTCGCCAACGCCTACAACCTCGAGCTCGGAAAAGGCGTCTCCTTCGGGCGCAACGTCCTCCTGGACGCGTTGGGCGGCCTGTCCATCGGCGCCAACTCCGGGGTGGGGCCCAACGCGGTGATCCTGGCCCAGGAGCATTCCATCGTGGACCGCGACCCGCTCGGGAACTCGGGACACCGCACCAAGCCGATCGTCATCGGTGTCAACGTGTTCGTGGGCGCGGCCACCTTTCTCAAGGCCGGCATCACCGTCGGGGACAACGCGGTGATCGCCGCGAACTCGAACGTCGTGATGGACGTGCCGGAAGGGGGTTGGGTGATCGGCGTGCCGGCGCGTCCCTATCCGCAGGTCATGCGCGAGCTGTTGCTGGCGCAGCGCAAGGCCGCTCCGCCCGCGCCGGAGCGCTAG
- a CDS encoding DUF2231 domain-containing protein, with the protein MPDLGAIHPIVVHFVIGLLYAGVLLRVASLFGRWRFTGTAALLLILAGTGAAVVAVKSGADAHGPAERIPGARPAVVEHEELGERTRTIFLAVAGLELLALALRKRRESRGLLLASAAVGLVGLFFLYETGEHGGELVYSYAGGVGTRTGDTEDVGRLLRAGLYHQAMVDREQGRGTAAAELIAVMADRWPEDGEVQILHAQSLLTDREDPAAALALLDRIPGTREGPLRLRAAYVRADALVAQGDTAGARALLQGLLEEFPTSAQLQRRLEALGA; encoded by the coding sequence ATGCCCGATCTCGGAGCGATCCACCCCATCGTCGTCCACTTCGTCATCGGACTCCTGTACGCCGGCGTGCTGCTTCGTGTGGCGTCCCTGTTCGGCCGCTGGCGGTTCACCGGCACGGCGGCGCTGCTCCTCATCCTGGCCGGGACCGGGGCCGCCGTGGTGGCCGTCAAGTCGGGAGCCGACGCCCACGGACCGGCCGAGCGCATCCCCGGCGCCCGTCCGGCGGTCGTCGAGCACGAAGAGCTGGGCGAGCGCACCCGCACGATCTTCCTGGCCGTGGCCGGTCTGGAGCTCCTGGCGCTCGCGCTGAGGAAGCGCCGCGAGAGCCGGGGCCTCCTGCTGGCCTCGGCGGCGGTGGGCCTGGTGGGGCTGTTCTTCCTGTACGAGACCGGAGAGCACGGAGGCGAGCTGGTCTACTCGTACGCCGGAGGCGTGGGCACGCGCACCGGCGACACCGAGGACGTGGGCCGCCTGCTCCGGGCCGGTCTCTATCACCAGGCCATGGTGGATCGCGAGCAGGGCCGCGGGACGGCGGCCGCCGAGCTCATCGCCGTGATGGCGGACCGCTGGCCGGAGGACGGGGAGGTGCAGATCCTCCACGCCCAGTCCCTGCTCACCGACCGGGAAGACCCGGCGGCCGCCCTGGCCCTGCTGGACCGCATCCCCGGCACCCGGGAAGGCCCGCTCCGCCTGCGGGCCGCGTACGTGCGCGCCGACGCGCTGGTGGCGCAGGGAGACACGGCGGGGGCGCGGGCGCTGCTGCAGGGACTCCTGGAGGAATTCCCGACCAGTGCCCAGCTCCAGCGGCGCCTGGAGGCACTCGGAGCCTAG
- a CDS encoding peptide MFS transporter — protein sequence MTQTHPVPTDVEAQFFGHPRGLATLFFTEMWERFSYYGLRGLLVLFLTAAVADGGMAMSDSTAGAILGLYTASVYLLALPGGWIADRLLGQRSAVFWGGVVIAAGHFTMAMGSATLFFVGLCLVALGTGLLKPNVSAMVGDLYADRGARRDAGFSIFYMGINLGAFLGPIICGYLGESINWHLGFGAAGVGMIIGLIQYRFGDRYLGTAGLPDTGDAGARSRAARGLILGTALCVVVAGLLWLLDTNGTLSLSIEAIAGGTGVTIVSIAVLYFAYLMAMGGLDADEKKRVTYIFILFVGAAMFWAGFEQAASTLNLFAERLTDRTFGSWEMPTSWLQSVNSLFIILLAPVVGSLWVALDRRNPSIPVKFGAGLALLGVGFFVLAWGASFATPDNPVSPMWLVVTYFFHTVGELALSPVGLSSVTKLSPHRLVGQMMGVWFMGTSLGNLIAGMAAGQLEAMSPPALFMAVGGIACGAGLVFFLFSRPIRALGPDVR from the coding sequence ATGACGCAGACACATCCGGTCCCGACGGACGTCGAGGCCCAGTTCTTCGGACACCCTCGGGGCTTGGCCACGCTCTTCTTCACCGAGATGTGGGAGCGCTTCTCCTACTACGGGCTGCGTGGCTTGCTGGTCCTGTTCCTGACCGCCGCGGTGGCGGACGGCGGCATGGCCATGTCCGACAGCACCGCCGGCGCCATCCTGGGACTCTACACCGCGTCCGTGTACCTGCTGGCCCTGCCGGGCGGCTGGATCGCGGACCGCCTGCTCGGGCAGCGCTCGGCCGTCTTCTGGGGCGGTGTCGTCATCGCGGCGGGCCACTTCACGATGGCCATGGGGAGCGCCACCCTCTTCTTCGTGGGGCTCTGCCTCGTGGCCCTCGGCACCGGGCTGCTCAAGCCCAACGTCAGCGCCATGGTCGGCGACCTGTACGCCGATCGCGGCGCCCGACGCGACGCGGGCTTCTCGATCTTCTACATGGGGATCAACCTGGGTGCCTTCCTGGGCCCCATCATCTGCGGCTACCTGGGCGAGAGCATCAACTGGCACCTGGGCTTCGGCGCCGCCGGCGTCGGGATGATCATCGGGCTGATCCAGTACCGCTTCGGCGATCGCTACCTGGGCACGGCGGGTCTACCGGACACCGGCGACGCCGGCGCCCGCTCCAGGGCCGCGCGCGGGCTGATCCTGGGGACGGCGCTGTGTGTCGTGGTCGCCGGGTTGCTCTGGCTGCTGGACACGAACGGGACGCTCTCGCTCAGCATCGAGGCGATCGCAGGAGGCACCGGGGTGACGATCGTGTCGATCGCGGTCCTCTACTTCGCCTACCTGATGGCCATGGGCGGCCTCGATGCCGACGAGAAGAAGCGCGTCACCTACATCTTCATCCTGTTCGTGGGCGCAGCCATGTTCTGGGCCGGGTTCGAGCAGGCGGCCTCGACGCTCAATCTCTTCGCGGAGCGTCTGACGGACCGCACCTTCGGCTCCTGGGAGATGCCCACCAGCTGGCTGCAGTCCGTGAACTCGCTGTTCATCATCCTGCTCGCACCGGTCGTCGGGTCCCTGTGGGTGGCGCTCGACCGGCGCAATCCCTCCATCCCCGTGAAGTTCGGCGCGGGCCTGGCGCTGCTGGGCGTCGGGTTCTTCGTCCTGGCCTGGGGGGCGAGCTTCGCCACGCCCGACAACCCGGTGAGCCCCATGTGGCTCGTCGTGACCTACTTCTTCCACACCGTGGGCGAGCTGGCGCTGAGCCCGGTCGGGCTCTCCAGCGTCACCAAGCTGTCGCCGCATCGACTCGTAGGGCAGATGATGGGGGTGTGGTTCATGGGCACGTCACTCGGCAACCTGATCGCGGGGATGGCAGCCGGACAGCTCGAGGCCATGTCGCCTCCCGCGCTCTTCATGGCGGTGGGTGGCATCGCCTGCGGAGCCGGCCTCGTGTTCTTCCTCTTCAGCCGACCGATCCGGGCGCTGGGGCCCGACGTGCGTTGA